Proteins from a single region of Bos javanicus breed banteng chromosome 7, ARS-OSU_banteng_1.0, whole genome shotgun sequence:
- the LOC133252090 gene encoding olfactory receptor 7A17-like, producing the protein MVPGNDTQNSGFLLQGLSVEPELQPFIFGIFLSMYLITLFGNLLIILAVISDSRLHTPMYFFISNLSFVDICFTTTIILKMLINIQIQSKVISYGGCIAQMYFYMQFAALDDFLLTVMAYDRFLAICHPLHYTAIMNPRLCGLLVLLCWIISALFSLLESLLVLQLSFCTDLEIPHFFCEIKQVVLLACCDTFLNDVFMYFTSVLLGGGPLAGILYSYSKILFSIHRISSPQGKYKAFSTCVSHLSVVFLYYCSSLGVYLSSTGTHSSHSSATASVMYTVVTPMLNPFIYSLRNKDIKSALKRFFQMAVIKRKIVLDLKNHP; encoded by the coding sequence ATGGTACCAGGAAATGATACACAAAATTCAGGATTTCTTCTTCAGGGTTTATCAGTGGAACCAGAACTGCAACCATTCATATTTGGAATATTCCTCTCCATGTATCTGATCACTTTGTTTGGAAATCTGCTCATCATCCTGGCTGTCATTTCAGACTCCCGTCTTCAcactcccatgtacttcttcATCTCCAACTTGTCCTTTGTTGACATCTGTTTCACTACCACGATAATCCTAAAGATGCTAATAAATATACAGATCCAGAGCAAAGTTATATCCTATGGAGGGTGCATCGCCCAGATGTATTTTTACATGCAGTTTGCAGCACTGGATGATTTTCTTTTgactgtgatggcctatgaccgcttcctggccatctgccaccccctgCACTACACGGCCATCATGAACCCCcgactctgtggactgctggTGCTGCTGTGCTGGATCATTAGTGCCCTGTTTTCCTTGTTAGAAAGCTTACTGGTCTTACAGCTGTCCTTCTGTACAGACTTAGAAATCCCCCACTTTTTTTGTGAAATCAAACAGGTTGTACTACTTGCCTGTTGTGACACTTTTCTTAAtgatgtttttatgtattttacatcAGTGTTGTTGGGTGGTGGCCCCCTGGCTGGTATTCTTTATTCTTACTCTAAGATACTATTCTCTATACATAGAATCTCATCACCTCAGGGgaaatataaagcattttccacctGTGTATCGCACCTCTCAGTTGTCTTCTTATATTATTGTTCAAGCCTAGGAGTGTACCTTAGTTCTACTGGTACCCACAGCTCACATTCAAGTGCAACAGCCTCagtgatgtacactgtggtcacacccatgctgaaccccttcatctacagtctaagaaataaagacataaagagcGCTCTGAAAAGATTCTTTCAGATggcagtcataaaaaggaaaattgttCTGGATCTGAAGAATCATCCTTGA